In Janibacter sp. CX7, a single genomic region encodes these proteins:
- a CDS encoding alpha/beta hydrolase, which translates to MKPWFPPTVSSVAVAAAAEADNRVHRWPLTPRITRWLRTKGADARLAGFETDRAALGVDVAPDARGDLVMTVAGALAGAPDTTLQNPRVLQSWEGEAGRAEAWVLWVHGGGFCWGSARDGTGLRLAAGLGRPVVSVEYPLAPEARFPVAIEHCLAAYEAGVRERGPRVLLGGVSAGANLALGVLQRIRERRAAGDDLPLPLGVVGLTPFGDLAGEGDSYRVNEGRDAYLRWRGQQERFAWAYAGRADLLDPLVSPVHADWSGETLPPAIFTTGTRDLFLSDTARIHTAWRAAGGEADLVLAEGLWHSYLSDARLPESAALMARLLDWCEELLARKG; encoded by the coding sequence GTGAAGCCGTGGTTCCCGCCGACGGTGAGCTCGGTGGCGGTGGCCGCCGCGGCCGAGGCGGACAACCGGGTGCACCGGTGGCCGCTCACGCCCCGGATCACCCGCTGGCTGCGGACGAAGGGGGCTGACGCCCGCCTCGCGGGCTTCGAGACCGATCGTGCGGCCCTGGGCGTGGACGTCGCCCCGGACGCCCGCGGCGACCTGGTGATGACGGTCGCCGGGGCACTGGCCGGGGCGCCGGACACAACTCTGCAAAACCCTAGGGTTTTGCAGAGTTGGGAGGGCGAGGCCGGGCGGGCGGAGGCGTGGGTGCTGTGGGTGCACGGGGGCGGCTTCTGCTGGGGGTCGGCACGTGACGGGACCGGGCTGCGGCTGGCCGCCGGGCTGGGGCGTCCGGTCGTCTCGGTCGAGTACCCGCTCGCGCCGGAGGCGCGCTTCCCGGTGGCGATCGAGCACTGCCTGGCCGCCTACGAGGCCGGGGTGCGCGAGCGCGGGCCGCGGGTGCTGCTCGGCGGGGTCTCCGCCGGGGCCAACCTCGCCCTCGGTGTGTTGCAACGGATCCGGGAGCGACGTGCGGCGGGTGACGACCTGCCGCTGCCCCTCGGGGTGGTGGGGCTGACCCCCTTCGGCGATCTGGCGGGGGAGGGTGACTCCTATCGCGTCAACGAAGGCCGTGACGCCTACCTGCGGTGGCGCGGGCAGCAGGAGCGCTTCGCGTGGGCCTATGCCGGGCGGGCCGACCTGCTCGACCCGCTCGTCTCGCCGGTGCACGCGGACTGGTCGGGCGAGACGCTGCCGCCGGCGATCTTCACGACCGGCACGCGCGACCTCTTCCTCTCGGACACCGCGCGGATCCACACCGCCTGGCGGGCTGCCGGTGGCGAGGCCGACCTCGTGCTCGCCGAAGGGCTGTGGCACTCGTACCTCTCCGACGCGCGGCTGCCGGAGTCGGCCGCGCTGATGGCCCGGCTGCTCGACTGGTGCGAGGAGCTGCTGGCGCGGAAGGGGTGA
- a CDS encoding transglutaminase family protein has translation MSTDEQPPVDQSSPDVVKPKGESAVPERPPAPEPVATGDPTVPVIKPEHHTLRQYEVRHRTTYTYEEYVTDSFGRALLRPRETGQQRVLEHRVEISPEPHILTEHVDHFGNHSSFFEVRTPHTVLDVNKVSLMEIEWPAPDMERLGQWTVAEAAELLAAGEGIDRAEAAQYLLPSALVEIAPEVVAYSAGILPPDRPFGEALVALYADIYRDFRYAKGTTSVKTTLPELLAQREGVCQDFAHLAAGCLRAVGIPGRYVSGYIETRPAPGKVKLQGSDASHAWVAAMTPDGDWVDLDPTNNHFADSRYIVTGWGRDFRDVSPLKGVIFGEGGGSSLKVGVDVIPQDGSDPRADTPAQ, from the coding sequence GTGAGCACCGACGAGCAGCCTCCTGTCGACCAGTCCAGCCCCGACGTCGTCAAGCCGAAGGGGGAGTCGGCCGTCCCCGAGCGGCCGCCGGCTCCCGAGCCGGTCGCCACCGGCGACCCCACGGTCCCCGTGATCAAGCCGGAGCACCACACCCTTCGTCAGTACGAGGTGCGCCACCGCACGACCTACACCTACGAGGAGTACGTCACCGACTCCTTCGGTCGGGCGCTGCTGCGCCCCAGGGAGACCGGGCAGCAGCGGGTTCTCGAGCACCGGGTGGAGATCTCGCCGGAGCCGCACATCCTCACCGAGCACGTCGACCACTTCGGCAACCACTCGAGCTTCTTCGAGGTGCGCACGCCGCACACGGTCCTCGACGTCAACAAGGTCAGCCTCATGGAGATCGAGTGGCCGGCCCCCGACATGGAGCGGCTGGGCCAGTGGACCGTCGCCGAGGCCGCCGAGCTGCTCGCGGCGGGTGAGGGCATCGACCGCGCCGAAGCCGCCCAGTACCTCCTGCCGTCCGCGCTCGTCGAGATCGCGCCCGAGGTGGTCGCCTACTCGGCCGGCATCCTGCCGCCGGACCGGCCCTTCGGCGAGGCTCTCGTGGCGCTCTACGCCGACATCTACCGCGACTTCCGCTATGCCAAGGGCACGACGAGCGTCAAGACGACGCTGCCCGAGCTGCTCGCCCAGCGCGAAGGTGTCTGCCAGGACTTTGCCCACCTCGCCGCCGGCTGCCTGCGCGCCGTCGGCATCCCCGGCCGCTACGTCTCGGGCTACATCGAGACCCGCCCGGCCCCGGGCAAGGTCAAGCTCCAGGGTTCCGACGCCTCGCACGCCTGGGTCGCCGCGATGACGCCGGACGGCGACTGGGTCGACCTCGACCCGACGAACAACCACTTCGCCGACTCGCGCTACATCGTCACGGGGTGGGGGCGCGACTTCCGCGACGTCTCGCCGCTCAAGGGCGTGATCTTCGGCGAAGGGGGTGGCTCCAGCCTCAAGGTCGGCGTCGACGTCATCCCCCAGGACGGTTCCGACCCGCGGGCCGACACCCCCGCCCAGTAA
- the pheA gene encoding prephenate dehydratase yields MTRYAYLGPEGTFTQQALLSWVGAAEHEQVPLGSVDAALEALRSGDVDAAVVPIENSVEGGVSATLDALASGDPLIVVGEVLVPITFVACGRPGTSLAAARAIGTHSHAWAQVRGWAARTAPQAIYVPTLSTASAAKDLAEHPDDLGYEVAVCAPIAAEHFGLEVLAHDIGDMTNAVTRFVIVSRPDWLPAPTGRDKTTVVLYQRSDRAGGLLELLEQFAVRGINMTRLESRPTKESMGSYCFSIDLEGHVQDERVGAALMSLHRVCADVRFLGSYPAAADTPISVDPITSDAAFVAARQWLDRLRRLGG; encoded by the coding sequence ATGACCCGCTACGCCTACCTCGGTCCCGAGGGCACCTTCACCCAGCAGGCGCTGCTGTCGTGGGTCGGCGCCGCGGAGCACGAGCAGGTGCCGCTCGGGTCGGTCGACGCGGCCCTCGAGGCGCTGCGCTCCGGTGACGTCGACGCGGCGGTCGTGCCGATCGAGAACAGCGTCGAAGGGGGTGTCTCAGCCACCCTCGACGCCCTCGCCTCGGGCGACCCTCTAATCGTCGTGGGCGAGGTGCTGGTGCCGATCACCTTCGTCGCGTGCGGTCGGCCCGGCACGAGCCTGGCCGCGGCCCGCGCCATCGGCACCCACAGCCATGCCTGGGCGCAGGTGCGGGGGTGGGCCGCCCGCACGGCGCCGCAGGCGATCTACGTGCCGACGCTGTCGACCGCGTCGGCGGCCAAGGACCTCGCCGAGCACCCCGACGACCTCGGCTACGAGGTTGCCGTCTGCGCGCCGATCGCGGCGGAGCACTTCGGCCTCGAGGTGCTCGCCCACGACATCGGTGACATGACCAATGCGGTGACCCGCTTCGTGATCGTCTCCCGGCCCGACTGGCTGCCGGCGCCGACCGGGCGCGACAAGACGACCGTCGTGCTCTACCAGCGCAGCGACCGGGCCGGCGGCCTGCTCGAGCTGCTCGAGCAGTTCGCCGTGCGGGGCATCAACATGACCCGGCTGGAGTCCCGGCCCACGAAGGAGTCGATGGGCTCCTACTGCTTCTCGATCGACCTCGAGGGGCACGTGCAGGACGAACGGGTCGGGGCCGCGCTGATGAGCCTGCACCGGGTGTGCGCCGACGTCCGCTTCCTCGGGTCCTACCCCGCGGCCGCCGACACCCCGATCTCGGTCGACCCGATCACGAGCGACGCGGCCTTCGTCGCCGCGCGGCAATGGCTCGACCGGCTGCGCCGGCTGGGGGGCTGA
- a CDS encoding DUF4446 family protein, with the protein MTAVEIALLCGLVVALAVAAVALAASRRLAARVAELEHRSPIGEGDLASLRHDIAQALRHVAVVRYDAFGDMGGRLSFSAAIIDDAGDGLVVSSIHGRGESRTYAKGVVGGDADATLTPEERQALAAARTGSPDA; encoded by the coding sequence ATGACCGCCGTCGAGATCGCCCTGCTGTGCGGGCTGGTCGTCGCGCTGGCGGTCGCCGCCGTCGCGCTCGCCGCATCCCGGCGGCTCGCGGCGCGGGTCGCCGAGCTCGAGCACCGGTCGCCGATCGGTGAAGGTGACCTCGCCTCCCTTCGTCACGACATCGCGCAGGCCCTGCGGCATGTGGCCGTCGTGCGCTACGACGCCTTCGGCGACATGGGCGGACGGCTGAGCTTCTCCGCCGCGATCATCGATGACGCCGGCGACGGGCTCGTCGTCAGCAGCATCCACGGGCGCGGCGAGTCGCGGACCTATGCCAAGGGCGTCGTCGGTGGCGATGCCGACGCCACCCTCACCCCCGAGGAGCGCCAGGCGCTCGCCGCGGCCCGCACCGGGTCACCGGACGCCTGA
- a CDS encoding 1-acyl-sn-glycerol-3-phosphate acyltransferase: MRVSALPSLGAPPLWLRIVLQAIYPLFGIVMSLLFCIVAPFLLLLWPWDRHLALLRCLFLTVYVMWEDIGLVVECWYLRLRSPRGTSPTWDADHLALIQRALNNVLYTAKKVVGFHIEIEGEMTVGRPGHPLVVISRHAGPADSLAIAWLLAGTAGRIPRIVLADAMLWDPGIAMVLQRLDSYFVPSRSGAGDDRTKGVATLASTLSAKDAMLIFPEGRNWTRERHEDQVRKLREQGEADRLATAVARPWVLEARSRGVASMRQHAPDADVMVISHTGLDMISGPGAVIRAVPFRNRLLIRGRTYRSEDVPTDGDEVAEWLDARWGEVNHWVDTRISGREHL, from the coding sequence ATGAGGGTCAGTGCCCTCCCTTCGCTCGGGGCACCGCCGCTGTGGCTGCGGATCGTCCTGCAGGCGATCTACCCGCTCTTCGGCATCGTCATGTCGCTGCTCTTCTGCATCGTCGCGCCCTTCCTGCTCCTGCTGTGGCCGTGGGACCGGCACCTGGCGCTGCTGCGCTGTCTCTTCCTCACCGTCTACGTCATGTGGGAGGACATCGGTCTCGTCGTCGAGTGCTGGTACCTGCGGTTGCGCTCGCCGCGCGGCACGAGCCCGACGTGGGACGCCGACCACCTCGCGCTGATCCAGCGGGCGCTCAACAACGTGCTCTACACGGCCAAGAAGGTCGTCGGGTTCCACATCGAGATCGAGGGCGAGATGACCGTGGGGCGCCCCGGCCACCCGCTCGTCGTCATCTCGCGGCACGCCGGGCCCGCCGACTCGCTGGCCATCGCCTGGCTGCTCGCAGGCACCGCCGGCCGCATCCCGCGGATCGTCCTCGCCGACGCGATGCTCTGGGACCCGGGCATCGCGATGGTGCTGCAGCGGCTGGACTCCTACTTCGTGCCGTCGCGCTCCGGTGCCGGCGACGACCGGACGAAGGGGGTCGCCACCCTCGCCTCGACCCTCTCGGCCAAGGACGCGATGCTCATCTTCCCCGAGGGGCGCAACTGGACCCGCGAGCGTCACGAGGACCAGGTGCGCAAGCTGCGCGAGCAGGGTGAGGCCGACCGGCTGGCGACCGCCGTGGCGCGGCCCTGGGTGCTCGAGGCGCGCTCCCGCGGCGTCGCGTCGATGCGCCAGCACGCGCCGGACGCCGACGTCATGGTCATCTCGCACACCGGGCTCGACATGATCTCCGGGCCGGGCGCCGTGATCCGCGCCGTGCCCTTCCGCAACCGGCTGCTCATCCGCGGCCGCACCTATCGCAGCGAGGACGTGCCGACCGACGGCGACGAGGTCGCCGAGTGGCTCGACGCGCGGTGGGGCGAGGTCAACCACTGGGTCGATACGCGCATCAGCGGACGCGAGCACCTGTGA
- a CDS encoding patatin-like phospholipase family protein gives MSMTAFVLGGGGVLGATQVGMLRALLAAGITPDLVVGTSIGSVNGAFVAADPTAEGVARLEELWRDVVRSGEMSENPVRQAARFARYGTHVMRPGLIPGLVERHLGVDLVEDLPVPFQCVAAEIESSASRWFTSGPIATAVAASCAVPGLFAPVEIDGAHYYDGGLVHSIPVGRAIALGATEIHVLQVGRVEQLLSAPTNPLDVGLVAFEIARRHRFVEEIAEVPDSVRLHVLPSGTDKAPTTSVPLGRGTVAKVEDRMARAFDATNAYLDGTTR, from the coding sequence ATGTCCATGACCGCCTTCGTCCTCGGCGGAGGCGGTGTCCTCGGAGCCACCCAGGTCGGCATGCTGCGCGCGCTCCTCGCCGCGGGCATCACCCCCGACCTGGTCGTCGGCACGAGCATCGGCTCGGTCAACGGCGCCTTCGTCGCCGCCGACCCGACGGCCGAGGGGGTCGCCCGGCTCGAGGAGCTGTGGCGTGACGTCGTCCGCTCCGGCGAGATGAGCGAAAATCCGGTGCGCCAGGCCGCCCGCTTCGCGCGCTACGGCACCCACGTCATGCGCCCGGGCCTGATCCCGGGGCTCGTCGAGCGCCACCTGGGCGTCGACCTCGTCGAGGACCTGCCGGTGCCCTTCCAGTGCGTCGCCGCCGAGATCGAGAGCTCCGCCTCGCGGTGGTTCACCTCCGGGCCGATCGCCACCGCCGTGGCCGCCAGCTGTGCCGTCCCGGGGCTCTTCGCGCCCGTCGAGATCGACGGCGCGCACTACTACGACGGCGGGCTCGTGCACTCGATCCCCGTCGGGCGCGCGATCGCCCTGGGCGCCACCGAGATCCACGTGCTGCAGGTGGGCCGGGTCGAGCAGCTGCTCTCCGCGCCGACCAACCCTCTCGACGTCGGTCTCGTCGCCTTCGAGATCGCCCGACGGCACCGCTTCGTCGAGGAGATCGCCGAGGTGCCCGACTCGGTGCGCCTGCACGTGCTGCCGAGCGGGACCGACAAGGCGCCGACGACCTCGGTGCCACTCGGCCGCGGGACGGTGGCCAAGGTCGAGGACCGGATGGCGCGCGCCTTCGACGCGACGAACGCCTACCTCGACGGGACCACGCGATGA